In one window of Rhizobium sp. ACO-34A DNA:
- a CDS encoding peptidase — MYEAAVFVILPICLVVAAFTDLFEMTVPNRIPVILLASFILIAPFSGLSLPEFGWHIVAGVAVFAVVFGLFAINVMGGGDAKLLTAAAVWYGFTPSLLHFLIYVAYGGGILTILILLVRARANSVMALSLPVPHSILTAKKIPYAIAICVGGLVTFPQSPLVLTALEHIR, encoded by the coding sequence ATGTATGAAGCTGCGGTTTTCGTAATTCTGCCGATCTGCCTCGTCGTTGCAGCTTTTACCGACCTGTTCGAGATGACGGTCCCGAACCGTATTCCGGTCATCCTTCTTGCATCCTTCATATTGATTGCACCTTTCTCCGGTCTGAGCCTCCCCGAATTCGGCTGGCATATCGTGGCAGGCGTCGCCGTGTTCGCTGTCGTCTTTGGCCTCTTCGCCATCAATGTCATGGGCGGCGGCGATGCAAAGCTTCTGACCGCAGCCGCGGTCTGGTACGGTTTCACCCCATCCCTGCTGCATTTCCTGATCTATGTCGCCTATGGCGGCGGCATCCTGACCATTCTCATTCTGCTGGTACGCGCACGTGCCAATTCCGTCATGGCGCTCAGTCTGCCGGTACCGCACTCTATCCTGACGGCCAAGAAGATCCCCTATGCGATCGCAATCTGCGTCGGCGGCCTCGTCACATTTCCTCAATCGCCGCTCGTGCTGACCGCCCTGGAGCACATCCGCTAA
- a CDS encoding adenosine deaminase translates to MTSHLRKAELHCHVEGAAPPALTLAQAEKYGIDSTRFVRDGVYLWQDFTSFIDCYDFVASVFRTAEDYAALAEAYLTELAAANTIYSELFISPDHGEAVGLSPDDYIGGLAAGIVAAREKTSIECRMIIIGERHLGPENVLRRAEWAAKFEHPLVTGFNMAGEERMNRVADYARAFDIVREAGLGITIHAGELCGAFSVADALDLVRPSRIGHGVRAIEDPDLVKRLADLGTVLEVCPGSNISLKVFPDYESHPLRRFVESGVRVTLNSDDPPFFHTSLAQEYETASKVFGFSDAEINVMTRTAIEAAFVDEVTRKALLAKLQAVDWG, encoded by the coding sequence TTGACATCTCATCTCAGGAAGGCCGAACTGCACTGCCACGTCGAAGGTGCAGCCCCGCCGGCGTTGACGCTTGCCCAGGCCGAAAAATACGGCATCGATTCCACCAGATTCGTTCGTGACGGGGTCTATCTCTGGCAGGACTTTACCAGTTTCATCGATTGCTATGATTTCGTCGCTTCCGTCTTCCGCACCGCGGAAGACTATGCGGCTCTCGCCGAGGCCTATCTCACCGAATTGGCCGCCGCCAACACGATCTATAGCGAGCTGTTCATTTCGCCCGATCATGGCGAGGCTGTTGGCCTTTCCCCCGATGATTATATCGGCGGTCTGGCGGCAGGTATCGTGGCCGCGCGGGAAAAGACCAGCATCGAATGCCGCATGATCATCATCGGCGAACGCCATCTGGGGCCTGAAAACGTGCTGCGGCGCGCCGAATGGGCGGCGAAGTTCGAGCATCCCCTGGTCACCGGCTTCAACATGGCCGGAGAAGAGCGGATGAACCGCGTGGCCGATTATGCCCGCGCCTTCGATATCGTGCGCGAGGCAGGCCTCGGCATCACCATTCATGCAGGCGAGCTGTGCGGCGCTTTCTCCGTCGCCGATGCGCTCGATCTGGTGCGGCCGAGCCGTATCGGCCATGGCGTGCGCGCGATCGAGGATCCCGATCTGGTCAAGCGGCTCGCCGATCTCGGAACCGTGCTGGAGGTCTGCCCGGGTTCCAACATCTCGTTGAAGGTCTTTCCCGATTATGAAAGTCATCCGCTGCGCCGCTTTGTCGAATCCGGCGTGCGGGTAACCCTGAACTCCGACGACCCGCCCTTCTTTCATACTTCACTTGCGCAGGAATACGAGACGGCGTCGAAGGTGTTCGGCTTCTCGGATGCCGAGATCAACGTCATGACGCGCACCGCAATCGAGGCGGCCTTCGTCGACGAGGTGACGCGAAAGGCGCTGCTGGCGAAGTTACAGGCCGTCGATTGGGGATGA
- a CDS encoding uracil phosphoribosyltransferase yields MHGVTVIGHPLVQHKLTIMRRKETSTSSFRRLLREISTLLCYEVTRDLELTMETIETPMMEMQSPVLEGKKLVFASILRAGNGLLEGMLELVPAARVSHIGVYRDHDTLQPVEYYFKAPDALDERLIIVVDPMLATGNSSIAAIDKLKERGAKNIRFVCLLAAPEGIKHFCEAHPDVPVFTAAIDSHLNEKGYIMPGLGDAGDRMYGTK; encoded by the coding sequence ATGCACGGCGTCACAGTCATCGGTCATCCGCTCGTACAGCACAAGCTCACGATCATGCGCCGCAAGGAGACTTCGACGTCGAGCTTCCGCCGGCTTCTCCGGGAAATCTCGACGCTTCTCTGCTACGAGGTCACCCGCGATCTCGAGCTCACCATGGAGACGATCGAAACGCCGATGATGGAGATGCAGTCGCCGGTGCTGGAAGGCAAGAAGTTGGTCTTCGCCTCCATCCTGCGCGCCGGAAACGGCCTTCTCGAAGGTATGCTGGAACTGGTGCCGGCCGCCCGCGTCTCCCATATCGGCGTCTACCGTGACCACGATACGCTGCAGCCGGTCGAATATTACTTCAAGGCGCCGGATGCGCTGGACGAGCGCCTGATCATCGTCGTCGATCCGATGCTCGCCACCGGCAATTCCTCGATTGCCGCCATCGACAAGCTGAAGGAGCGCGGCGCGAAGAACATCCGCTTCGTCTGCCTTCTCGCGGCCCCCGAAGGCATCAAGCACTTCTGCGAAGCCCATCCGGATGTCCCGGTCTTCACGGCTGCCATCGACAGCCACCTGAACGAGAAGGGCTATATCATGCCCGGTCTTGGCGATGCCGGCGACCGCATGTACGGCACGAAATGA
- a CDS encoding thymidine phosphorylase gives MLPQEIIRKKRDGGILTPEEIAGFIEGLSKETISEGQVAAFAMAVFFRGMTPEEIVALTLAMRDSGEVLSWQGVGKPIADKHSTGGVGDNVSLMLAPIVAACGLAVPMISGRGLGHTGGTLDKLQSIPGYDVMPSPETFRRTVDTAGCAIIGQTGDLAPADKRLYAIRDVTATVESIPLITASILSKKLAAGLESLVLDVKTGNGAFMSNPQDAEALARSLVAVANGAGVKTTALLTDMNQPLADCAGNAVEVQNAVDFLKGEKSGTQLEEVTLALSAEMLVNAGIATDIETALARCRDALFSGKAADYFGRMVHALGGPADFMEHAERHLPKAPVQIPVLATSDGWLSACDTRGLGLCVVALGGGRQRPSDAIDHKVGLTGFLPLGTAVSKGDVIALVHANDEASGRQAAEMVAASYTVGAVAPVIDPAIGKRIA, from the coding sequence ATGCTGCCACAGGAAATCATCCGCAAGAAACGCGACGGCGGCATACTGACGCCTGAGGAAATCGCCGGCTTCATCGAAGGACTGAGCAAGGAGACGATCTCCGAAGGTCAGGTCGCAGCCTTCGCCATGGCCGTCTTCTTCCGCGGCATGACGCCGGAAGAGATCGTGGCGCTGACGCTTGCAATGCGCGATTCCGGCGAGGTGCTTTCCTGGCAGGGCGTGGGCAAGCCGATCGCCGACAAGCATTCGACCGGCGGTGTGGGCGACAACGTATCGCTGATGCTGGCCCCCATCGTTGCCGCCTGCGGGCTGGCGGTGCCGATGATCTCCGGCCGGGGACTTGGTCACACCGGCGGCACGCTGGACAAGCTGCAATCCATTCCGGGCTATGACGTCATGCCTTCGCCGGAGACATTCCGCCGGACGGTGGACACGGCAGGCTGCGCCATCATCGGCCAGACGGGCGACCTCGCCCCCGCCGACAAGCGGCTCTACGCAATCCGCGACGTCACCGCGACAGTGGAATCCATCCCGCTGATTACCGCCTCGATCCTTTCCAAGAAGCTCGCAGCCGGTCTCGAAAGCCTGGTGCTCGACGTCAAGACCGGCAACGGCGCCTTCATGAGCAATCCGCAGGACGCGGAAGCGCTGGCGCGCTCGCTGGTGGCGGTGGCCAACGGAGCGGGCGTAAAGACCACAGCACTGCTCACCGACATGAACCAGCCTCTGGCCGACTGCGCCGGCAATGCGGTCGAGGTGCAGAATGCGGTCGACTTCCTCAAGGGCGAAAAGAGCGGTACGCAGCTTGAAGAAGTGACGCTGGCGCTTTCCGCCGAGATGCTGGTCAATGCCGGCATTGCGACGGACATTGAAACAGCCCTCGCCCGTTGCCGCGACGCGCTCTTCTCCGGAAAAGCGGCGGACTATTTCGGGCGGATGGTCCATGCGCTGGGCGGTCCCGCAGACTTCATGGAGCATGCGGAAAGGCACCTGCCCAAGGCTCCGGTGCAGATCCCTGTTCTCGCGACCTCCGACGGCTGGCTTTCGGCCTGCGACACGCGCGGCCTCGGTCTCTGCGTCGTGGCGCTCGGCGGCGGACGGCAGCGTCCGAGCGATGCGATCGACCACAAGGTGGGACTCACCGGCTTCCTGCCGCTCGGAACAGCTGTCTCGAAGGGCGACGTCATCGCCTTGGTGCATGCAAATGACGAAGCGAGTGGGCGTCAGGCCGCCGAAATGGTGGCTGCAAGCTATACGGTCGGCGCGGTGGCACCGGTCATCGACCCGGCCATCGGCAAACGGATCGCCTGA
- a CDS encoding deoxyribose-phosphate aldolase, translated as MDTHELRATAARALSLLDLTNLKDDCTPAAIEALCERALTPYGHTAAICIWPRFVPQARALLNGETPVRIATVVNFPSGDMKTEDVVAETRDAIADGADEIDVVVPYRALISGDEQAVSDMVASVKAACGPTITLKTILETGEIKDMALVRRASELAIEAGADFIKTSTGKVAVNATLEAADTMLQAIRDSRKKVGFKPAGGISTVADAALYLRLADTIMGEDWVMPSTFRFGASGLLDDILSVLGGVRASAGASDY; from the coding sequence ATGGACACCCATGAATTGCGGGCGACAGCCGCCCGGGCCTTGTCGCTGCTTGACCTGACCAACCTGAAGGACGATTGCACCCCAGCCGCCATCGAGGCGCTGTGCGAGCGGGCGCTGACCCCTTACGGCCATACGGCCGCCATCTGCATCTGGCCGCGCTTCGTGCCGCAGGCCCGCGCGCTTTTGAACGGAGAGACCCCCGTCCGTATCGCAACCGTCGTCAACTTCCCTTCCGGGGACATGAAGACCGAAGACGTGGTTGCCGAAACGCGCGACGCGATTGCCGACGGGGCCGACGAAATCGATGTGGTCGTCCCTTACCGCGCGCTGATTTCCGGCGACGAACAGGCCGTCAGCGATATGGTGGCGAGCGTCAAGGCTGCCTGCGGCCCCACCATCACGCTCAAGACCATCCTCGAGACGGGCGAGATCAAGGACATGGCGCTGGTTCGCCGCGCCTCGGAACTGGCGATCGAAGCCGGTGCGGATTTCATCAAGACCTCCACCGGCAAGGTTGCCGTCAATGCGACGCTTGAGGCGGCCGACACCATGCTGCAGGCGATCCGCGACAGCCGCAAGAAGGTGGGCTTCAAGCCGGCCGGCGGCATCTCGACCGTCGCGGATGCTGCCCTTTATCTGCGGCTCGCCGATACCATCATGGGCGAGGACTGGGTGATGCCGTCGACCTTCCGCTTCGGGGCCTCCGGCCTGCTCGATGACATTCTCTCCGTTCTTGGCGGCGTGCGCGCGAGCGCCGGCGCTTCCGATTACTGA
- a CDS encoding aspartyl protease, which yields MLVRTLVFVSAAVVLATQVPRFLEKNAEAVPATAPAADDAAATPVSLPSGVALLKADGRGHYIGSFKMNGKPVEGLVDTGASLIAINETTARRLGISIAGLDFKYAISTANGKTDAAGVILQRVEIGTVRVEKVEAFVLRDNALSNTLIGMSFLKRLSAYAAEGDTMRLTR from the coding sequence ATGCTGGTGCGCACGCTTGTCTTCGTTTCCGCGGCTGTCGTTCTTGCAACGCAGGTGCCGCGCTTTCTTGAGAAAAATGCCGAAGCGGTGCCGGCAACGGCGCCTGCTGCCGACGATGCAGCAGCGACCCCGGTCAGTCTTCCGAGCGGCGTCGCCCTGCTGAAGGCCGATGGACGCGGTCACTATATCGGCAGTTTCAAGATGAACGGCAAGCCGGTCGAAGGCCTCGTCGACACCGGTGCCTCGCTTATCGCGATCAATGAAACCACGGCCCGGCGTCTTGGCATCAGTATTGCCGGACTGGATTTCAAATACGCAATCTCCACCGCCAATGGCAAAACGGATGCCGCAGGGGTTATCCTGCAGAGGGTCGAGATCGGTACGGTCAGGGTGGAGAAGGTTGAAGCCTTCGTGCTGCGCGACAATGCGCTCTCCAACACGCTGATCGGCATGAGCTTCCTGAAACGCCTCAGCGCCTATGCCGCCGAAGGCGACACCATGCGGCTTACCCGCTAG
- a CDS encoding Flp pilus assembly protein CpaB produces the protein MKPARIIILAVAVVAAGMAGLLAMRLGGTKQVVMQQVSGEVKKEPTVDVLVSSENLPVGARINDSSIRWMAWPEGSIVPGFITRTDRPDALTELAGAVVRLPMFEGEPLRREKIVDSSTRIMSALLPSGKRAVATEISVATGAGGFILPNDRVDIIMVRKGEENNYLTETVLSNIRVLAIDQQVEEKEDGSKSVVGTTATLELTPDQAKVITVAQQMADRLSLALRSVADAQEEDTSVADYLLSGGSGAPSIQVIKSGTVVKSSGSENQTQ, from the coding sequence ATGAAACCCGCGCGCATCATTATCCTCGCAGTCGCCGTCGTGGCGGCCGGTATGGCAGGCCTCCTTGCCATGCGGCTCGGCGGCACAAAACAGGTCGTGATGCAGCAGGTCAGCGGCGAGGTTAAAAAGGAACCCACCGTCGACGTGCTCGTGTCCTCGGAGAATCTCCCCGTCGGCGCCCGCATCAATGACAGCTCCATCCGCTGGATGGCCTGGCCGGAAGGCAGCATCGTCCCGGGCTTCATCACACGCACGGATCGTCCCGACGCCCTGACGGAACTTGCGGGCGCGGTGGTACGGCTTCCGATGTTCGAAGGCGAACCCCTTCGCCGCGAGAAGATCGTCGATTCCTCGACGCGGATCATGTCGGCTCTGCTGCCATCGGGAAAGCGCGCGGTCGCCACCGAAATCTCCGTCGCGACCGGCGCCGGCGGCTTTATCCTGCCGAATGATCGCGTCGACATCATCATGGTCCGCAAGGGCGAAGAGAACAATTACCTGACCGAAACCGTGCTCTCCAACATTCGCGTGCTCGCGATCGACCAGCAGGTCGAGGAGAAGGAAGACGGAAGCAAGTCCGTGGTCGGCACCACGGCAACACTCGAACTCACGCCCGACCAGGCCAAGGTAATCACCGTCGCGCAGCAGATGGCAGACCGGTTGTCGCTGGCGCTGCGCTCGGTCGCCGACGCCCAGGAAGAAGATACATCGGTTGCGGATTACCTCCTGAGCGGTGGCTCTGGCGCGCCTTCAATTCAGGTCATCAAATCCGGCACGGTGGTCAAATCCTCCGGCTCGGAAAACCAGACACAATGA
- a CDS encoding pilus assembly protein CpaC — MIGDATVLNLKQKIRTSMAGGLAFSMAFSGIPGNFAPHIFDVPLAEAASQSVVRINQSGPGARRTLKLGLNKALVVDLPQDAHDILVADPSMADAVTRTSRRIYLFGKAVGQTNIFIFGANGEEVVSLDVEIERDIAGLENNLRRFIPESDIKVEIVSDNIVLTGTVRTPQDAARAESLANAFLKGGEATTRNQTATASSESGDAAVAIFAEDRQVSQIVNLLTIEGEDQVSLKVTVAEVSRSVLKQLGFSGSISDGTSGIGYSNPANLGNAVDPTGVSRITATLGNSGFGLSTYINAMEQAGVMRTLAEPSLTAISGEQAKFYVGGEYRLPSEQEVDTDSDTGETTISRTTESVNYGIELNFRPVVLAPGRISLAIETNVSEPTWEGSNVSGNTQSAFPGSTYLSIRKREASTTVELPSGGSIVIAGLVQDNIRQAMSGLPGLAKIPVLGTLFRSKDFQRNETELVIIATPYLVRPVARNQLARPDDNFNPENDGATFFLNKVNKVYGRRQADATGQYHGAVGFIYK; from the coding sequence ATGATCGGGGATGCCACGGTGCTGAACTTGAAACAGAAAATCCGCACTTCGATGGCCGGAGGACTGGCATTCTCCATGGCCTTTTCCGGCATACCCGGCAATTTCGCGCCACATATCTTCGACGTGCCGCTCGCAGAAGCGGCTTCCCAGAGCGTGGTCCGCATCAACCAGTCCGGCCCCGGCGCCCGGCGCACCTTGAAGCTCGGCCTCAACAAGGCGCTCGTCGTCGACCTGCCGCAGGATGCACACGACATCCTCGTGGCGGATCCGTCGATGGCGGACGCCGTGACGCGCACATCGCGACGTATCTATCTGTTCGGCAAGGCCGTCGGGCAGACGAATATCTTCATCTTCGGCGCCAATGGCGAGGAAGTGGTAAGCCTCGACGTCGAGATCGAACGCGACATCGCGGGGCTCGAAAACAATCTGCGTCGCTTCATTCCGGAATCCGACATCAAGGTCGAGATCGTCTCGGACAACATCGTGCTGACCGGCACGGTGCGCACGCCACAGGATGCCGCCCGTGCGGAAAGCCTCGCCAACGCCTTCCTGAAGGGCGGTGAAGCGACCACCCGCAACCAGACGGCAACAGCATCCAGCGAAAGCGGAGATGCCGCCGTTGCGATCTTCGCCGAAGACCGCCAGGTGTCCCAGATCGTCAACCTGCTGACGATCGAGGGCGAGGATCAGGTTTCGCTGAAGGTCACCGTTGCCGAAGTCAGCCGCTCGGTCCTGAAACAGCTCGGTTTCAGCGGCAGCATTTCGGATGGCACGAGCGGGATCGGCTATTCCAATCCTGCCAATCTCGGCAACGCCGTCGATCCGACGGGCGTCAGCAGGATCACCGCGACACTTGGCAATTCAGGCTTCGGTCTCAGCACCTACATCAACGCCATGGAACAGGCAGGCGTGATGCGCACGCTCGCCGAACCCAGTCTGACGGCGATCTCCGGCGAACAAGCTAAGTTCTACGTCGGCGGCGAATATCGCCTGCCCAGCGAGCAGGAGGTCGATACCGATTCGGATACCGGCGAGACGACGATCTCGCGCACGACGGAATCGGTGAACTACGGCATTGAGCTGAACTTCCGCCCGGTGGTTCTCGCTCCCGGTCGTATCAGCCTCGCGATCGAGACCAATGTTTCCGAACCGACCTGGGAAGGATCCAACGTCAGCGGCAACACGCAATCCGCCTTTCCAGGCTCGACCTATCTTTCGATCCGCAAGCGCGAAGCCTCGACCACCGTCGAACTGCCGTCAGGCGGCTCGATCGTGATCGCCGGTCTCGTGCAGGACAATATCCGTCAGGCGATGTCGGGCTTGCCCGGCCTTGCAAAGATCCCGGTCCTCGGCACGCTGTTTCGAAGCAAGGACTTCCAACGCAACGAGACCGAACTGGTCATCATCGCCACGCCCTATCTCGTGCGGCCGGTGGCGCGTAACCAGCTCGCCCGCCCCGACGACAACTTCAACCCCGAAAACGACGGCGCCACCTTCTTCCTGAACAAGGTGAACAAGGTCTATGGCCGCCGTCAGGCCGATGCCACTGGCCAGTACCATGGCGCGGTCGGATTTATCTACAAGTGA
- a CDS encoding pilus assembly protein encodes MAEHRIRYGRIAATLLMIGATTMLASCGSMNKDQMSTGAIPDDYRTRHPITLTEVEHTLDIPIASGDRGLTSGTRDAIAGFAGDYASKSKGNLQILLPQGSPNSFAVSHMRKEIRSVLAGNGVPAPRIVETSYQAGATGDAAPVRLSYVAVTAVTDQCGQWPEDLQNNTYANKNWHNFGCATQANLAAQIANPMDLVTPRASAPIDATRRSTVIGLYREGSDTSTN; translated from the coding sequence ATGGCCGAACACAGGATCCGCTACGGGCGCATCGCCGCAACCTTGCTGATGATCGGCGCGACCACCATGCTCGCAAGCTGCGGCAGCATGAACAAGGACCAGATGTCGACGGGCGCGATCCCCGACGACTACCGCACCCGCCATCCGATCACGCTGACCGAGGTCGAGCATACGCTCGATATTCCGATCGCATCGGGTGACCGCGGCCTCACCAGCGGAACACGGGATGCCATCGCGGGCTTTGCCGGCGACTACGCATCGAAGTCCAAGGGCAACCTGCAGATCCTTCTGCCACAGGGCTCGCCGAACTCCTTCGCCGTCTCTCACATGCGCAAGGAAATCCGCTCGGTGCTGGCCGGCAACGGTGTTCCGGCACCGCGCATCGTCGAAACCAGTTATCAGGCAGGAGCAACAGGCGACGCAGCACCGGTCAGGTTGAGCTATGTCGCCGTTACCGCCGTCACGGACCAGTGCGGCCAGTGGCCTGAAGACCTGCAGAACAACACCTATGCCAACAAGAACTGGCACAATTTCGGCTGTGCGACACAAGCAAACCTTGCGGCCCAGATTGCCAATCCGATGGACCTTGTGACGCCGCGCGCTTCCGCGCCGATCGACGCGACACGCCGGTCGACCGTGATCGGTCTCTATCGCGAAGGCTCCGATACCTCGACGAACTAG
- a CDS encoding purine-nucleoside phosphorylase yields the protein MRDVIDLLVDRLNGLVPRYGIVLGSGLGSLVDEIRNPVRIPYTELPGFPVSGVSGHAGAVVAGLLGNVPVIMLAGRIHYYEHGDPNAMRLPIQVLMGLGVQSLILTNSAGSLREDMPPGSVMLISDHINFSGHNPLIGQDSDRRFVGMTSAYDADLSAGMRRAAEEEGIPLSSGVYMWFSGPSFETPAEIRMARILGADAVGMSTVPEVILARFFGLRVAAASVITNYGAGMTGGELSHEETKDMAPIGGKRLAAILKRMIAGGGTTNGHP from the coding sequence ATGAGGGACGTGATCGACCTTCTGGTCGACAGGCTGAACGGTCTGGTGCCGCGCTACGGTATCGTGCTCGGCTCCGGTCTCGGCTCCCTCGTCGACGAAATCCGCAACCCCGTCCGCATTCCCTATACCGAGCTGCCGGGCTTTCCGGTGAGCGGCGTATCCGGTCATGCCGGGGCCGTAGTCGCCGGCCTTCTCGGCAACGTGCCGGTGATCATGCTGGCCGGCCGCATCCACTACTACGAGCATGGCGACCCCAACGCCATGCGCCTGCCGATCCAGGTGCTGATGGGGCTTGGCGTACAGTCGCTGATCCTGACCAATTCGGCCGGATCGCTGCGCGAGGACATGCCGCCCGGCTCGGTGATGCTGATTTCGGATCACATCAATTTCTCCGGTCACAACCCGCTGATCGGTCAGGACAGCGACAGGCGTTTCGTCGGGATGACATCGGCCTATGACGCTGACCTTTCGGCCGGGATGCGTCGCGCGGCGGAAGAAGAAGGCATTCCGCTTTCTTCCGGCGTCTACATGTGGTTTTCCGGCCCGAGCTTCGAAACGCCGGCCGAAATCCGCATGGCGCGCATTCTCGGCGCCGACGCCGTCGGCATGTCCACCGTGCCGGAAGTGATCCTCGCACGCTTTTTTGGGCTGCGCGTCGCCGCCGCATCGGTTATTACCAATTATGGAGCCGGCATGACGGGTGGTGAACTCAGTCACGAAGAGACAAAAGACATGGCTCCAATCGGCGGAAAACGACTTGCCGCCATCCTGAAGAGGATGATTGCCGGCGGAGGGACGACCAATGGACACCCATGA
- a CDS encoding Flp family type IVb pilin — MTKIFARFLKDESGATAIEYGLIAALISVALITGATTLGNALNTQFSDLSTKMTDANGKY, encoded by the coding sequence ATGACCAAGATTTTCGCACGTTTCCTGAAAGATGAGTCCGGCGCCACCGCTATCGAATACGGCCTGATCGCAGCCCTCATCTCCGTCGCCCTGATCACCGGCGCGACCACCCTCGGCAACGCCCTGAACACGCAGTTCTCTGATCTGTCGACCAAGATGACCGACGCCAACGGCAAGTACTGA
- a CDS encoding pilus assembly protein TadG: MNPFTHSDEAKSRRKRFRLSLLRRLARSRDGAAAIEFAILSIPYFLIIFATLETFVAYTAEQIVSNAVNVMAREVRTGNITYNLGRSTDMTKEQFRVAFCDQISVVIACSATEAANPQKLYLDLETLSSFEAVADKVGVPRVNGGFSDLDTSAFHFSPGGPDTINLLRAYYRWDVTMDLLRSISNIRPDSQTNQVLLIATTAFRNEKYP, encoded by the coding sequence ATGAACCCATTCACTCATTCGGACGAAGCAAAAAGCCGCAGGAAGAGGTTCCGCCTCTCTTTATTGCGTAGGCTGGCCCGTTCCCGGGATGGCGCCGCCGCAATCGAATTTGCGATCCTGTCCATTCCCTACTTTCTCATCATTTTTGCGACGCTCGAAACCTTCGTTGCCTATACCGCCGAACAGATCGTTTCGAACGCCGTCAACGTCATGGCGCGCGAGGTAAGGACAGGTAACATCACCTATAATCTCGGGCGTTCGACGGATATGACGAAGGAACAGTTCCGTGTCGCGTTCTGCGACCAGATTTCGGTGGTTATCGCCTGTTCCGCCACCGAGGCTGCCAACCCGCAGAAGCTTTACCTGGATCTTGAGACGCTTTCGAGCTTCGAGGCCGTCGCCGACAAGGTTGGGGTGCCCCGTGTCAATGGCGGGTTTTCGGACCTCGATACGTCAGCCTTTCATTTCTCTCCCGGCGGGCCAGATACGATCAATCTGCTGCGCGCCTATTACCGATGGGATGTGACAATGGATCTGCTCCGGTCCATCAGCAATATCCGCCCCGATAGCCAGACCAATCAGGTTCTGCTTATTGCCACCACGGCCTTCCGCAACGAGAAATATCCGTGA
- a CDS encoding phosphopentomutase has protein sequence MARAFLFVLDSFGIGGAPDAHRYGDEGSDTLGHIAEFCAAGIGDRKGLRSGTLSLPNMSALGLVEIARLASGHVPAGMPVPERVFGLYGAASEVSHGKDTPSGHWEIAGTPVMFDWGYFPAEGDAFSPELVEAICREADLPGILGNCHASGTEIIAKLGQEHIRTGKPICYTSSDSVFQIAAHETHFGLERLLSLCEIVRKLVDPLNIGRVIARPFVGETPADFQRTGNRRDYSVLPPEPTLLDRLVEAGRQVHAVGKIGDIFAHQGISRVLKANGNMALMDVTLQAMDEAEDGDLVFTNFVDFDMLYGHRRDVPGYAAALEAFDLRLPEVHRKLRPGDMVLLTADHGCDPTWRGTDHTRERVPIMAFGPGIKSRALGIRNTYADIGETIAAHLGIAAGPHGRSFL, from the coding sequence ATGGCACGTGCATTTCTCTTTGTTCTGGATTCCTTCGGCATCGGCGGTGCGCCGGATGCCCATCGCTATGGTGACGAGGGATCCGATACGCTCGGCCACATCGCCGAATTCTGTGCCGCCGGCATCGGCGATCGCAAGGGCCTGCGCTCCGGGACGCTTTCCCTGCCCAACATGTCGGCGCTTGGTCTGGTCGAGATCGCGCGGCTGGCTTCCGGTCATGTGCCGGCGGGCATGCCGGTTCCCGAACGCGTTTTCGGGCTCTATGGTGCCGCCAGCGAAGTATCCCATGGCAAGGACACGCCATCGGGACATTGGGAAATCGCCGGTACGCCGGTGATGTTCGACTGGGGTTACTTTCCGGCCGAAGGCGATGCCTTTTCACCCGAACTGGTCGAGGCCATTTGTCGCGAGGCTGATCTGCCGGGCATTCTCGGCAATTGCCATGCCTCCGGCACGGAGATCATCGCCAAGCTCGGGCAAGAGCATATCCGCACCGGCAAGCCGATCTGCTACACCTCCTCGGATTCCGTTTTCCAGATTGCCGCCCATGAAACCCATTTCGGCCTCGAACGCCTTCTCTCGCTCTGTGAGATCGTCCGCAAGCTCGTCGATCCCCTGAATATCGGCCGGGTCATCGCGCGGCCCTTCGTCGGGGAGACGCCGGCCGACTTCCAGCGCACCGGAAACCGCCGCGACTATTCGGTCCTGCCGCCGGAACCGACGCTGCTCGACCGGTTGGTCGAAGCCGGTCGGCAGGTGCATGCAGTCGGCAAGATCGGTGATATTTTCGCCCATCAGGGCATCTCGCGCGTGCTCAAGGCCAATGGCAACATGGCTCTGATGGATGTGACCCTGCAGGCGATGGACGAGGCGGAAGACGGCGATCTCGTCTTCACCAACTTCGTCGATTTCGACATGCTTTATGGTCACCGGCGTGATGTACCGGGTTACGCCGCGGCGCTCGAGGCTTTCGATCTTCGCCTTCCCGAGGTTCATCGCAAGCTCCGCCCCGGCGATATGGTGCTTCTGACGGCGGATCATGGCTGCGATCCGACCTGGCGTGGCACCGACCATACCCGCGAGCGCGTGCCGATCATGGCATTCGGTCCCGGCATCAAGTCGCGCGCCCTTGGCATCCGCAATACCTATGCCGATATCGGCGAAACGATCGCGGCTCATCTTGGCATTGCCGCCGGGCCGCATGGACGGAGTTTTCTTTGA